A genomic window from Archaeoglobus profundus DSM 5631 includes:
- the glyS gene encoding glycine--tRNA ligase — MSELMEMLTRRGFFWQSFEIYGGMAGFVDYGPLGNALRRKIENIWRKHFVVRERAVEIDTPTVCVEEVFVASGHVSCFTDVAIECESCGRVFRADHYIKDVLGIEIEPNIETVKEIIETYDLKCSCGGKFKEPFLFNLMFSTTIGPGKGKKGYLRPETAQGIFIDFRRLLEYFRHKLPFGVAQIGRAYRNEISPRQGVIRLREFNQAELEYFVNPREKRHPNFARYANVVVKLLDKNDVLHEVTLKEAVEKGIVCHELMAYFIGKTREFLLEVGIDEAKLRFRQHKDDERAHYAIDCWDAEVLTAYGWIEIVGIADRTDYDLKKHMEHSGEDLRVFVQFEKPIKVKRKKVIPNMKKLGPVYRQKAKEIAKKLEEIEVDGDVESITIDLDGEKIEITKDFFEIVEVEEEIHGEKIVPHVIEPSFGLDRITYAVLEHSFDKDVVEGEERRVLRLKRWVAPIPVAVLPLLSREPFTSKAKEIVQMLRENGFYTEYDDSGSIGRRYRRFDEIGTPFCITIDHQTFEDETVTIRDRDTTKQVRVKISELPKVLNELLTSDKDITEFGEIFKE, encoded by the coding sequence ATGAGCGAGTTAATGGAGATGCTCACCAGGAGAGGTTTCTTCTGGCAGTCATTTGAGATATACGGTGGAATGGCCGGATTTGTCGATTACGGTCCTTTGGGTAACGCTTTAAGGCGGAAGATTGAGAATATATGGCGTAAGCACTTTGTGGTGAGAGAGAGGGCTGTTGAGATAGATACTCCCACGGTATGCGTTGAGGAGGTTTTCGTTGCCTCTGGGCACGTTTCCTGCTTTACAGATGTAGCAATTGAATGCGAAAGCTGTGGTAGAGTTTTCAGAGCAGATCACTACATAAAAGATGTGTTGGGAATAGAGATCGAGCCGAACATAGAAACGGTGAAGGAGATAATCGAAACCTACGACCTCAAGTGCAGTTGTGGCGGTAAATTCAAGGAGCCTTTCCTCTTTAACCTCATGTTCTCAACGACGATAGGACCGGGGAAGGGAAAGAAGGGATATTTGAGGCCTGAAACAGCACAAGGCATTTTCATAGACTTCAGGAGGCTTTTGGAATACTTCAGGCACAAACTACCTTTCGGTGTTGCACAAATAGGAAGAGCTTACAGAAACGAGATAAGTCCGAGACAGGGTGTTATAAGGCTGAGAGAGTTCAATCAGGCTGAACTTGAATATTTCGTCAATCCCAGAGAGAAGAGACATCCGAATTTTGCAAGGTATGCGAATGTTGTTGTAAAGCTCTTGGACAAGAACGATGTTCTGCACGAGGTAACGCTGAAGGAGGCTGTTGAGAAGGGTATAGTCTGCCATGAACTAATGGCATACTTCATAGGGAAAACGAGGGAGTTTCTACTTGAGGTTGGTATAGATGAGGCCAAGCTAAGGTTCAGACAACATAAGGACGATGAGAGGGCACATTACGCAATAGACTGCTGGGATGCTGAGGTATTGACAGCTTACGGATGGATAGAAATCGTTGGAATTGCTGACAGAACTGACTACGACCTTAAGAAGCACATGGAACACAGCGGAGAGGATTTGAGAGTATTCGTACAGTTTGAAAAGCCAATAAAGGTTAAGAGGAAGAAGGTAATTCCAAACATGAAGAAACTCGGCCCAGTTTACAGGCAGAAGGCTAAGGAGATTGCTAAGAAGCTTGAGGAAATTGAGGTTGACGGGGATGTAGAATCGATAACAATCGATCTTGATGGCGAGAAGATCGAAATCACCAAAGATTTCTTCGAGATAGTTGAGGTTGAAGAGGAGATTCACGGTGAAAAGATTGTTCCACACGTAATTGAGCCTTCTTTCGGCTTGGACAGGATAACCTACGCAGTTTTGGAGCACTCCTTCGACAAAGATGTTGTGGAAGGGGAGGAGAGAAGAGTTCTTAGGCTTAAGAGGTGGGTTGCTCCAATACCTGTTGCAGTCTTGCCTTTGCTTTCAAGGGAGCCTTTCACATCCAAAGCTAAGGAGATTGTGCAGATGTTGAGAGAAAACGGTTTCTACACTGAATACGACGATTCTGGTAGCATAGGAAGAAGATACAGGAGGTTTGACGAGATCGGAACTCCTTTCTGTATAACGATCGATCACCAGACATTTGAGGATGAAACTGTCACAATTAGGGACAGAGATACAACCAAGCAGGTTAGGGTCAAGATTTCCGAGTTGCCAAAAGTACTCAACGAACTTTTAACGAGCGATAAAGACATAACTGAGTTCGGTGAGATTTTTAAAGAATAA